From the Haemophilus parainfluenzae genome, the window ATGCCGCCAATATAATGCGCAAGAAGCATTAGATATGGGCTTAGTGAATACTGTTGTGCCTTATGCAGATTTAGAAAAAGAAACTGTGCGTTGGTGCCGTGAAATGTTACGTAACAGCCCAATTGCATTACGTTGCTTAAAAGCCGCATTAAATGCAGACTGTGATGGTCAATCAGGTTTACAAGAGCTCGCGGGTAACGCAACCATGCTGTTCTATATGACTGAAGAAGGTCAAGAAGGCCGTAACGCGTTTAACGAGAAACGCGCACCAGACTTCAGCAAATTCAGACGCAACCCTTAATTTGAACATAAAAGTGCGGTTAAAAATCAGTGTGTTTTTAACCGCACTTTTGTCATCAAGGAGAATAAGATGGAAACCAAATCATTTAATCTTTATCGTTATTCTATTCCTGTCGATAGTCAGTTAATTTTACGTGGACGTTTTTTAAAACGTCGTGAGGGGTTAATCGTGCGTGTTGCTTGTAGCCGTGATGGATGGGGAGAAATCGCACCTTTACCAGGGTTTAGCGAAGAAACCCTTGATCAAGCGCAAGAGCAAGCACTTGAATGGCTAACGAATTGGTGTCATGCGAGCTGTGAAGCGCCAAGGGTGCCCCTTGACGGTTGCTATCCTTCTGTTGCTTTCGGTATTAGCACGGCGATGGATGAGATGAAGCGTTATTTAAATGAGGAAGGTAACTATCATACTGCACCGTTGTGCTATGGCGATCCTGATGAATTATATGCAGAACTGAATCAAATGCCAGGTGACAAAGTGGCTAAAATTAAGGTCGGTATGTATGAAGCAAATCGTGATGGTTTGATTACGGATATGTTTCTTGAAGCTATTCCTGATTTGCAATTACGTCTAGATTCGAATCGTCAATGGACCTTAGAAAAGGCATTAAAATTTGCGGAGAAAGTAAAACTACAACATCGTTCTCGCATTCAATTTTTGGAAGAACCTTGTAAAACCCGTGAAGAAAGCCGCCAGTTTGCCGCTCAAACAGGCATAAATATTGCTTGGGATGAAAGTGTGCGAGAGCCAGATTTTCTTTTAGAAAAAGAACCGCACTTAAGCGCCATTGTGATTAAACCAACATTGATTGGCTCGCTGCAAGATTGTCAAAAGCTGATTGCACAAGCGCATAGTTTAGGTATAAAAGCGGTGATCAGCTCGAGTATTGAAAGTAGTCTTGGATTGACACAACTCGCTCGTATTGCAGCGCAATATACCCCCAATGTGACACCTGGACTGGATACATTGAACTTAATGCAACATCAGGTATTACGTGCATGGCCAGGCTCAGATTTACCGTTAATTGATTTGAATTCAGAATTTATTACCAAAATTGCATAGAGATACGACCACCATTACATAAAAAATCGCTATAATTCGCACAAGTTAAAGGATGTGAAAATGTCAAAAAAATTCAATATTTTGCTGTTAAATGGCCCGAACTTGAATATGTTGGGCGCAAGGGAACCAAAACATTATGGTTCACTTTCATTATCTGCCATTGAAGAAAATGTGGGTAAACTTGCTGCGCAGCATGATGTGAATTTGGAGTGTTTCCAAGCAAATAGCGAAGAAAAGTTAATTAATAAAATTCATCAAAGTTTTCAGAAAGTGGATTTTATTTTAATTAACCCAGCAGCTTATACGCATACCAGTGTTGCATTGCGCGATGCGTTGCTAGCGGTGTCAATTCCTTTTGTTGAAATTCATTTGTCTAATGTACATAAACGCGAGCCATTCCGTCATCATTCTTACTTTAGTGATGTGGCTGAAGGGGTAATTTGTGGCTTAGGTGCAAAAGGCTATGAGTTTGCTCTCCAATTTGCGTTAGATTTTTTAAATAAAAAAGCATAAAATTTCACAAAATTTACAGATTTTCGCAGAAATTTATCGCAAAGTGCGTGATTTTGCGGTAATCTTGCCGACACAAAAACAGGTTTCAAAATGACCGGACTTTGGAAATCAATTCTGAAAGTGCGGTTAACAATTCATTATTATTTTTAGGAAGAGCGTATGGACATTCGTAAAATCAAAAAACTGATTGAATTAGTAGAAGAATCGGGTATCACTGAATTAGAAGTGCAAGAAGAAGAAGGTACAGTACGTATTAGTCGTGCGGCACCAGCTGTTGCACCTGCTGCAATTCAATATGCAGCGGCGCCAGTCGCTCCGGTTGCGGCTCCGGCAGCAGTGCCAGCACCTGTATCACCTGCTGAAGCGCCAGCCGCTGAAGTTTCTGGCCACCAAGTGCGTTCACCAATGGTAGGTACGTTCTATCGTAGCCCAAGCCCAGAAGCGAAAGCTTTCGTTGAAGTGGGACAAACAGTCAAAGTAGGCGATGCACTTTGTATCGTTGAAGCAATGAAAATGATGAACCGTATCGAAGCAGACAAAGCTGGTGTGGTAAAAGCAATCTTAGTAAATGATGGCGAAGCAGTTGAATTTGATCAACCATTGATCGTTATCGAATAATCCCTATCAATCTGAAATGGCGAGCTTTCTCGCCATTTTTTCACCCAAGTGGAAATTGTTATGTTAGAAAAAGTTGTGATTGCTAACCGTGGTGAAATTGCACTGCGTATTTTGCGTGCCTGTAAAGAATTAGGCATTAAAACTGTGGCGGTTCACTCTACCGCCGATCGTGATTTAAAACACGTATTACTTGCAGATGAAACAGTTTGTATCGGACCTGCGCCATCTGTAAAAAGTTATTTAAATATTCCTGCCATTATTGCCGCAGCAGAAGTAACCGGTGCGGATGCGATTCACCCTGGTTATGGTTTCCTTTCTGAAAACG encodes:
- the menC gene encoding o-succinylbenzoate synthase; this translates as METKSFNLYRYSIPVDSQLILRGRFLKRREGLIVRVACSRDGWGEIAPLPGFSEETLDQAQEQALEWLTNWCHASCEAPRVPLDGCYPSVAFGISTAMDEMKRYLNEEGNYHTAPLCYGDPDELYAELNQMPGDKVAKIKVGMYEANRDGLITDMFLEAIPDLQLRLDSNRQWTLEKALKFAEKVKLQHRSRIQFLEEPCKTREESRQFAAQTGINIAWDESVREPDFLLEKEPHLSAIVIKPTLIGSLQDCQKLIAQAHSLGIKAVISSSIESSLGLTQLARIAAQYTPNVTPGLDTLNLMQHQVLRAWPGSDLPLIDLNSEFITKIA
- the accB gene encoding acetyl-CoA carboxylase biotin carboxyl carrier protein, producing MDIRKIKKLIELVEESGITELEVQEEEGTVRISRAAPAVAPAAIQYAAAPVAPVAAPAAVPAPVSPAEAPAAEVSGHQVRSPMVGTFYRSPSPEAKAFVEVGQTVKVGDALCIVEAMKMMNRIEADKAGVVKAILVNDGEAVEFDQPLIVIE
- the aroQ gene encoding type II 3-dehydroquinate dehydratase, whose product is MSKKFNILLLNGPNLNMLGAREPKHYGSLSLSAIEENVGKLAAQHDVNLECFQANSEEKLINKIHQSFQKVDFILINPAAYTHTSVALRDALLAVSIPFVEIHLSNVHKREPFRHHSYFSDVAEGVICGLGAKGYEFALQFALDFLNKKA